TCAACATGCTGAATTCTGGCCGGGAATCAACGAAGGAAATAAGTATGTTCTGTCTCAAACCATAGAAAATTCAGATTGGAAGAATACCTTTTTTCTCAAAAATCTGGATGATATCCGGAAACTTAAGCAATCGGAAGGTGCTGATATTCAAATTTGGGGCAGTAGCGAACTTATTCATCTGTTGTTGAAGCATGATCTTGTAGATGAACTTCGCTTAAAAATCTATCCGTTGATTCTTGGCGAAGGGAAAAAACTGTTTGATGATAATTCGGTTCCGGCTGCTTTTGTTCTGACGGAGAGCCACGTAACATCAAAAGGAGTTATTATAGCTAATTATAGACGTTCCGGTGAGATTGTGACAGGCAATGTTGAAGTATAAATGGATGTCTTAATTAATTTTATTTTTTACCACTGTTAAACCTACAATATGGATGCAAAATTTGAAGCAGGAATAAATATTGCCATAAAAATTCCAAAAAGCAAATATGAAAAAACGATTGCTTTTTACAGGGACATTTTACAACTGAATGTTGAAGAAAAACCGATTAATAATTCAACTGTTTCCAGAACCCATGAAGTAAAATTCGGGAATAACATTATCTGGTTAGATTGTGTAGATAATTATACTCATTCTGAAACCTGGCTGCAGCTTATAGTTCCCAATGTAGAAAAAGCTACAGAATACCTGCAATCGAATGGAGTAGAAACCTGTGACGAGATTGAAGAGCTTCCTGACAATATGCACTGGATTACAGATCCTGCCGGCACGGTGTTTAAT
The window above is part of the Chryseobacterium sp. MA9 genome. Proteins encoded here:
- a CDS encoding dihydrofolate reductase family protein produces the protein MRKITVLSMITMDGVMQAPGGPGEDTSENFKYGGWTVSYGDELFGEIMHEEMKQADYLLGRKTFDIFSSYWPQHAEFWPGINEGNKYVLSQTIENSDWKNTFFLKNLDDIRKLKQSEGADIQIWGSSELIHLLLKHDLVDELRLKIYPLILGEGKKLFDDNSVPAAFVLTESHVTSKGVIIANYRRSGEIVTGNVEV